The Shewanella algae DNA segment ATGCCGGCCCTTTATCGCTTGTTTTATCACAGGGATGAACAAAGAGAAGCCGAACAACTTGAGTTGGCGGCCCCATCACAGCCTGTATTGACAGCCAAAGAGGTGAAGTAATGAAGAAGCATATTTTGGCTGCCATTGTCGCTGTAACCCTGGTCAGTGGTTGCAGTATGGCACCTGACTATCAGTTGCCAAGCGTGAAGGTCAGTGAGCTGTATTTCAATGCCGATACCCAAGGCGTGGCGGCTCAGGCCCTTGACTATCAAGAGTGGTGGCGGCAGTTCAATGATCCGCAATTGGATGCCTTGGTAGCCAAGGCGCAGCAGCAAAACATCAACCTGAAAATCGCCGCCGAGCGGATCCGTTCGGCTCAGGCCTATGAAACGGCAGTGTCATCTTTGAAGTTGCCTTCGGTTTCTCTGGGTGGTGGGTATATGGATCTGCGGATCAGCGAGAACGATCCCATGATGGGGGGCGCCGTTTCCGGTGTTGCCTTGCCCGATGCCCTCGGTGGCGGCAGCGTCAAACTGATGGACAGAGACCCCAATAGCAGCTTTCTCGGGGCGACGATAGCCTGGGAGGCCGATCTGTTTGGTCGCATAGATAGCCTGAGCCGGGCCGCCGAAATTCGGGTTGAGCAGGCAAGAATACTGAGAGCCAACCTCACCACCCTGATGACGGCCGAAGTCATAGATAACTATCTGCAATATCGCGGCGCCGAGGAGCGGATGCTGATCGCGGCCAAGAATATCAAGGAGCAGATAGAGGTGCTGGCACTGGTGGAGTCGCTGGAGCGCCATGGTTATGGCTCCAGCCTGGATGTAGCCAATACCAAGGCGGCACTGGCGACGACCAAGGCGATGCTGCCCATGCTGGACTCGGCCAAGCAGGCGCATCTGCATCGGCTGGCGTTGCTGCTTGGGGAGAATATCAACCAAACCCAGGCGCGTTTGACTGATGCCGCATTGCCGCAGATGCAGCAGTTGATCCCGACCGGGGTGCCTTCTGAATTGTTGACCCGGCGTTTGGATATCGCCTTGGCCGAGCGGGAAATTGCCGCCAAGAACCAGGAGTTGGGGGCCGCCATTGCCGCCAAGTACCCTAGCTTTTATCTGACCGGCGCCCCGGGATTATCGGCAGATCACTTTGACGATCTCTTCTCCTCAGGCTCCACCACTTGGGCGCTGGCGGCGGGGTTTAACTGGAATATTTTCGATGCCGGTCGGACTCAAGCCATGGTTGATATCCAGGAGAGTGGTTTTAAGACCGCCGTGATGAGTTACCAACAAACAGTCAATAACGCCATCAATGAGGTGGAAACTGTGCTTAGGCTATACGGCAATAGCCTGGAATATCATAAGCATATAGCCAAGGCTGAGGCCCAGGCCGAGACGGCGGTGACCAAGGCCACCTCCCTGTATCGAGCCGGGCTTGAGAACCACTTGAGTGTGTTGAATGCCCAGAACGTTAAAAACAACATTCAGGATGCCGAAGTGGTGGCTAGGCTCAATACCGCCTCTACTGTTGTCACTCTGTATAAGGCGCTTGGGGGCGACTGGAGCTTGAAGCAAACCCAGTCGCAACGATAAGGCATTGATCTTAGGTGCAGGGGCTTTGTATGAGTCTATCCCTGCACCCGCTTTTTCCAGGGTGAACCGCTGAGTCTGGTCACACTGAAAATCACAGGAGTTATTGTGGAGTCGTTAAATACCCCGCCGGAAGATGCTGGCCGCCAAGGGCAAAATACCCAGCTGCAGGCCTGTGAAGAGTGCGGTTTGGTGAGTGCTTTTAGCGAGCCCAAACCCGGCAATAAGGTGAGCTGTCCTCGCTGTCATCACGGCTTACAGTCAGCCTTGAAGGCACCGTTTCAGCAGGTTTGGGCCTATGGTTTGGCGACCCTTATCCTGTTGGCCTTGAGCCTGGGTTTCCCCTTCCTGTCTTTCAGTGTCCAGGGCTTGTCGCAAAAGGTCAGCCTCTGGGGCGCCTTGGTCAGCATGCATTACGCCAGCAACAGCATATTGGCGTTGGTGATCTTACTGTGCGTGGTGATCTTGCCGCTGATCTATATCCTTTTTGCCATGTGCATCTATCGCCTGGGTTATCTGGCGAGCCAGGGGAGAGCTGTATCTTTAGGTTGGGCCAGAACCGGCAGCAAGCTTATTTTCAAGTTTGAATCCTGGTTGATGGCCGATGTGTTTCTGGTGGGGATCTTGGTGGCCATGGTGAAGATCATCGCCTTGGCAGATGTCGGTTTTGGGCCATCTTTCTGGGCTTTTTGCCTCTACAGCCTGCTATTGGTGAAGTTTGTCTCCGTCATCGACAGCTCATGGATCTGGGATCGCTTGTCACCCAGAGAAGAGATTGCCCAGGTCCATAGCGGTGACAGCCATCTAAATCACAACCATGATTCCTGCCATATCTGTGGCCAATTGAATCTGGTGTCGAGTAAAAACTGCTGCCGCTGCGGCGCTGGGGTTCAGCCCTATATTCCACTGCAAAGTATGCAGACGGCCTGGGCTTTTTTGCTGGCCGCCGTGGTGTTTTATATACCGGCCAACTTCTATCCCATCATGTATACCACCAGCGTCGGGCAGACCGAAGCATCGACCATTATCAGCGGTGTGGTATTGCTTTGGCATCTAGGTTCCTATCCCGTGGCCTCGGTGATTTTTCTGGCCAGCATAGTGATCCCTACCGCCAAGATCCTGTCTCTGGCTTATCTGTTTCGCCAGGCGGGTAAAGGGCGGGTTAAGGGCAAAGAGAGTCGCAATCAATCGCTGTACCGGGTAACCGAATTCATCGGCCGCTGGTCCATGATAGATATCTTTGTGGTGGCTTTGCTGACCGCTCTGGTTCAGTTGGATGAGCTTATGGCCATCAAGCCGGGACCTGCGGCACTCTCCTTCGCCATGGTGGTGATCCTGACCATGCTGTCTGCCATTAGTTTTGACTCCAGGGTGCTCTGGAGTCAGTCAGGGCTCAAAAAGCGGGCCCATGAATAATATGAGTGAATCTATGTTAAATGACGAATTTGTCCGGGCCGAAGAGTCCCCCAGCGCCAAGGTGTCTGCCGTTTGGCTGATACCTATAGTTGCATTACTCATCGGTTGCTGGATGCTTTACGACTACTTCAATCAGCTCGGCAGTGAGATCAAGCTACACCTCAAGACCGCCGAAGGCATAGAGGTAGGCAAAACCTTTATCAAGTCGCGTAATGTCAATGTTGGTGTGATTGAGAGCATCAAGCTGAGCGATGATTACAGCGCGATTATCGCGACGGCAAGAGTGTCGCCGGACGCCGAGAGAATGCTCACCACAGACGCCCGCTTCTGGGTGGTGAAGCCCAGAATCGGCAAAGAGGGGATAACAGGGCTGGATACCTTGTTGTCCGGTGCCTACATAGAGCTGGAGCCGGGAAGAACGGCCGTCGGCCACTATGAATTCAATGTGCTGGAGCATCCTCCGGTGGCCTCGGCCGATGAACAGGGCATCAGGGTAGTGCTCAATAGCCGCCAGGCGGGCAAGCTCGGTGTCGGCGACCCTGTACTCTACGAAGGCTTCACTGTCGGCAGAGTGGAAAGCACCGGCTTTGATACCGATAAACGCCAGGCGTTTTACCAGTTGTTTATCAATAAACCCTATGATGAGTTGGTACGCAGCAACAGCCAATTTTGGCTGGTCTCGGGGCTGAATATGCAGCTGTCTGCCAAGGGGCTGGATCTGCAGGTGGGTTCCCTGGAGTCATTGCTCAGAGGAGGTGTCAGCTTTGGCCTGCCGGAGGGGCGTTTGGCCGGGGAAAAGGTTGAGGATGGTGAGGACCATTTCCGTCTCTATGACTCGCGGGAGTTGGCCAGTCAGAGCCTCTACAGCCAGTATTTGGAATATGTCATGTTGTTTGATGAGTCGGTGCGGGGGCTGCATGAAGGCGCCGGCGTCGAATTCCGCGGTATTACTATAGGTAAAGTGGTCAAGGCACCGCTGACGTTGCAGCAGTATGGTGTTCATGGCGCAGGATTCAGCAATGGCACCATTCCGGTATTGGTCAGAATTGAGCTGGCGCGGGTATTTGAAAACGCCGAGTCGGCGGGGCTTGAGCAGCTGCGCGCAGAAATAGACAGAGATTTGGGGGCCGGCCTGAGAGCGAGTCTCAAGACAGGGAGTCTGTTAACCGGCGCGCTGTTCATCGACTTGGATCTGTATCCGGATGCCGAGCCATACCGGGCCGGGACTTTTATGGAGTATCCACTGTTTCCCACCAAGCGTGCCGGAGTGGCCGAAATACAAAAACAGGTGGGGCAACTGATCAGCAAATTAAATAACTTACCACTGGAGAGCACTTTCCAGGGGGTCAACCATACCCTGGAAAACACCAGTGCCGCCTTGGCGCAATGGGACAAGGTGGGGCAAAAATTGGAGCAGTTGCTTAAGCAACAGGAGATGCAGGCCTTACCGGGTGAGCTGCAAAACACGCTGCGGGAATTTCAAGGGATGGCGCAGGACTATGGCCAGGACTCGGCCATGTACGCCGAATTGCAATCCAGTCTGAAACAGCTCAAGGCTGTGATGCGGGAGTTGCAGCCTTTGTCACGGCAACTGAATGAAAAACCCAACCTCTTGATCATGGGGGCAGATATTGCCGCCGATCCGGCACCGAAAAAGGCCGATTGATATGCGAATTATCCTGTTTTCTCTACTGCTGGTATTGGCCGGCTGCTCCAGCCAACCCCAGGTGGCCACTTACTTCTTGGGTAAAGCGCCGCAGGTAACTCCTGAAGCGAGAGCAACATCCCCTCTGTGCCAGTGCCAATGGCGCCTCGCCGGGGTGGAAATGGCCGACTTTCTGGCGGGTAATGGTTTGGTTTATCAGGTTTCAAACCATGAATTGGCTATCGCCCGTCAGCATCTGTGGGCCGGTGATATCACTGGGCAGATAAAGGTCAAGATGGCATCTTTGTTGGCCAATGAATGCCCACGTGAGGCCTGGGTCAATATACCGGCGCAGCAGCCATTAACCCTGAGTTTAAGTTTCAACGAGTTTCACGGACGATACAGCGGCGATGCCTTGATTGGGGGCCATTGGCGTCTCAGTAAGTCTTCCGGCGAACAAGTGTTGCAGGCCGACTTTCATTATGACGTGCCCCTGGCTTCAGACGGATACCCGGCGCTGGTGGAGAGCCTCTCCCTGGGGCTTGAAAAGCTGGCGCGGGATATTAATCCCGGGATTGCGAGCCTGAATCTCACTAGCGAACAGAATTTGGCTTCTTATCGCTAAGGTTTCGCCCAATTTAGCCACTGCTGCGGCTGCATCATGCGGTCGCAGCAGTGTGCTTCTTTTAGAGAGTCTACTGCAATGGGAATGGCGTCAGAACTTGGCTCTGAATCCCACTGCGGCGCTTCTTCCCGGTAATGGTGCCAGGTAACGCAGGAAACTATTGTGTGGGCGGGCATCTTCATCAGTGAGGTTATCCAAGCGGATAAACCACTCGCTGTCGAGGCCAAACAGGTTTTGCTCTATTCCCAGGTAAGCCCCCAACAGGCCATAGCTGCGGGAAGGATTTTCCAGATAAGCCACCTTGTCCTGCTTGTCGTAGTGGATATAGTTGATGCTGGCGCGCAGATCGCCATATTGCCAGCGCAGTTCCGCCCCTTGGCGGGAGGCGGGCATTCTCGGCATGCTGCTGCCCTCCATGGTACGGCGCCAGTATTCCTTCTCTTCTCCGGGGCGGGGTTCTCGCGGATTTTGGAAATCAAAGGGGTTATAACTGCCATCGTAGCGGTATACAGGTTGGTTTTTGACCCTGTCTATGAAGGCGCTCAGTTCTATGTCGCCAAAGCGTTGCCAGGGCAAACGATAGCTGACTTCAGCCTCCATACCTTCGTTATCTGTATCGGCCTGACGCCATTCTCTGACGTAAACACCACCGCGACTGACACCTGTGTTCCCCAGATAGATGAAGTCCTGATATTTGTTTTGATACCAACTGGCACTGGCGCTGAAGCCGCCATAGCTGAAGCCGGTACTGAGACTCAAAGAGTCGCTCTGCTCGGCCTTGAGGTCGCTGTTGCCTTGCTCTTCTATGAGTAAGGAAAAATGGGGATTACTGGCGTAAAGCTCATTCGCCGCAGGAGCCCGTTCTGCATGGACAAAGGCGGTGCGTAACCACCAGAGGGAGGAAATATCCCAACGCAGGGTGGCGGAATAGTTTTTCAGATGAAAATCACGGGCCTTGATATTGGCTCCCGCGCCTCTCCCCGGCTGGTAATCTCCCAATTCGGGTTGATAGTCGACTTTTTCCAAGCGGCCACCGAGTTGCACACTGACAGGCCCCAGCAGAATGTCCTGCAGCAAAAAAGCGGCCTGGCGCTTGGTGTCTATTTCCGGCAGGTAATTGTCCACACCCGAGCCTTGGTGTTGGCTTTGTTCCCATTGCAGCCCCAGCGCTCCGGGAAGACGTGGATGGAGCTGGTAGCTCAGCTTGGGGTTGAGTTGCCAGTTATTGAGTTCAAAGCCGTTGACGTCCAGAGCTGACATCTGCTCGTCATCCTCCTGTTTGGAGTAGACCGTGGCGAGATTGAAGTCCTGCAACCATGTCTGGTCGCTGAATCTGTATTGGTAGAGACTGTCGAATCTTAGTTGTTTGCTGTGAATGCGAATATCGCCGGTTTGCTCCAGCGTGTCAGTGGCCCTTGAGCCAAGATGCATGAATCCGGGAATGCCGCGATTACTCTCTGTATATCCTACAGAGGCGCCCAGCAGGCTGTTGTCACCCAGCAAGCTGGCCCCCAGACTGCCGCTGGTCATATAGAGGCTGCTGTTGTCGACGCGACCAAAGCTGTCTATGGAGCGGTCGCGTATTTGTTGCCGCTCAACAGGGGTTGCATCAACCCAACGACTGCCGTTCCACTCCCAATCTGGCTGACTGCGTACGACCTGGCACTGATCCGCCAAGCGTGAGTCGCCCACAATCTGGCTCCAATCCTTGCAATCGCGGTCTTTACTGAAGCCGGGGATATGATAATCACTGCGTTCCCTGTGCAGTAAGTTCAAGTTAAATACCAGGCGTTCATTGCCGCCCTGAAGTCGGCTCATCAGGCTCTGATCGGCATTGTAGCCGGTTTGCAGCTCCAGCTTTCCTTGGAGGGGGCTAGTGGCTTGCTCTAATGGAATACGACCATCCTGAAGCTCTACCAGGCCGGCTATCGCCTCACCACCGTAGAGAATGGTGGCCGCTGGTCCCTTGATGACACTAATGCTGTCGGCAAGAAAGGGTTCCACCGGGATCAGTTGATCATCGCTTATTGAGGACATGTCTCTTACCCCCAGGCCATTGAGGCCTATCAGAACCCGCTGGCCGCCAAGACCGCGGATTTGAGGGCGACCGGCTGAAGTGCCAAAAAAGCTGCTGTTGAGTCCGGGTTGTAATTTCAGAGTATCTCCCAGAGTGGCGGCTTTCTGTTCCTCAAGCTTGGGCCCCTCCATAACCAGTTTATCGGCATCGAGGCGATAGCTGAGTGAAGTTTCAGGACGTTGACCACTGACTTGCAGGTGTTCTATCTGCTCAGCTGCGACCGGCAGCACGCTGCCAAGCAAGAGCAAAGGAATTGAGTATTTCATTGGTTTATTTTGTAATGTTATAACGTTTCATTATTTTGTTGTTGTCATGACTTTGGAGCAAGTTCATTTACTTTTGTTTGGTTTTTGTTTTGATTGTTTTGTTTTTGATCTTTTATGCGGCAGTGCAGGGGGTCGGGGTGCGCCAGCTAACACAGACATTGAAGTCACAGTCGAGGGAAGGGCCGTGGCAATAGACAAGCCCAAAACAATCGCTTGATGCAGTGAAGCTGGATAGGCTTTCTCTCCCGGCTTGGACGACTGCTAGCCATTGCAGGTACAATGCTATGAGCCGGGAGCCAGAGCTTAAAGCACAGGGATTCGAAGCTCAGAGATTCGAAACATAGAGACTCGAAGCATAGAGTCCGAGCCGATGCAGACCGCTTACATTGGCAACAGACATGGCCAAAACGCTCAGCCCAGATCATTTAATTAAACTCAAACGCCACTATGAATCAAAATGAACAGTTCCAAGCACAACTCCAGCAGTCGCAAGCCCGTTGCCAGGCCAATGGTGGCCGGTTGACGGCAAAGCGCAGCCAGGTGTTGAGTGTACTGCTGATGAGCGATACGCCGCTGTCTGCCTATGAGATAGCCGATAGGGTCAAGAGTGAGTTTCACCAGCAACTTCCCATAGTGTCTGTCTATCGCATGCTGGAGTTTCTCGCTGAACAGCAACTGGTACATAAGCTACTGACGCTTAATAAGTTTGTTAGCTGCGGTGCCCTCGACTGCCAATGTCATAGTCAGGCACAGTTTCTCATCTGCCAAGAGTGTCATCAGGTGGAGGAAGTGCTGCTGGAACCCGGGATCAGTAAAGCGCTGCAACAGAGTGCCGATGCCAATCAGTTCAGCCTGGCATCGCCTCAGCTTGAGCTGCTGGGGTGCTGCAAACAATGCAGCCATAAGAGCTGAGTTGCCTGACCTGAAGTGAAAAAGCGGCAAAAATGAAAAGACAGTTTGTGAAAAGAAAAGCCTGCAATTGATGCAGGCTTTTTATCATCCTTAAACCCCCGCCTCTGGCGATATTGATGGTTTCGGTTTTAAGGTTTCATCGCCCAGGCGCGGAACGACTTGCCTTTGAGCTTGCGTTCACTCAGTAATTTGACCGCGGTACTGGCACACTCACTGCGCACCGCCACATAAGACCAGATATCCTGAATTTGTATCTTGCCCACATCGGCGCCGGTCAGGCGGTTGTCGGCTGTGATGGCGCCGAGAATATCTCCTGGGCGCAGCTTATGCTTCTTGCCGCCTTCAATGCGGATGCAGCGCATGGCCGCTCTTATCGGCGCAGAGGAAAAACTGCCGGGCTGTGGCAGTTCGCTCATGGTTTGCGGGCCGAAGATATCCTCCAGCAGCGCCATTCGCATGCCATCCTTGGGGCCTACCAGACTGACTGCCTGGCCCGAGGCACCGGCGCGGCCGGTACGACCTACCCTGTGCACATGCACTTCGGGATCGAACGCCAGTTGATAATTGATCACCAGATCCAGGGCTTCGATATCCAGCCCTCTAGCGGCAACATCTGTGGCCACCAACACCACCACGCTCTTGAGGGCAAACTGCACCAGCGCCTGATCGCGCTCGCGCTGATCCAGATCGCCATGGAGTGCACGCACGCTGAAGCCCTGCTGCTCCAGGCTGTCGGCCAGCTCCTGGGTTTCTTTTTTGGTATTGCAAAATACCACGGCACTCTCCGGCCTGTGGGCCAGTAGCAATGCTTCCACCGCTTGCAGCCTGGAGGCGGTGTCCGTCACTTCGATAAACTGCTGCGCTATGCTGAGTTGATCATGTTGCTGCTCCAACTTAATGCTTAGCGGCTTATCCATCATGGCGCGGGCCAGTTCGGCAATCGGCTCCGGGAAGGTGGCGCTGAACAGTAAACTCTGGCGCTTGTCCGGCATATAGGCGCTTATCTGCTCCAGCGCATCGCCAAAGCCCATCTCCAGCATGCGGTCGGCTTCATCCAACACAAGTTGCTGCAATTCGCCCAGATCCAGACGCCCCTTCTGCAGGTGGTCCAGTACTCGCCCCGGGGTGCCAACTATAATGTGCGCGCCATGTTCCAACGAGCCTATCTGTGGCCCCACAGGCACACCACCACACAGGGTCAGGATCTTGATGTTGTGAATGCCGCGGGCAAAACGGCGCAGCTCCTTGGCCACTTGATCGGCCAGCTCCCGGGTAGGGCAGAGCACCAGGGACTGCACCCGAAAACGTTTCACATTGAGTCGATTCAACAGCCCAAGACCGAAGGCCGCCGTTTTGCCCGAGCCGGTTTTCGCCTGAGCCAACACGTCGCGGCCCTCAATAATGGCCGGTAGGCTGGCGGCTTGAACCTGGGTCATGGCAGTGAAACCAAGATCGTTCAGGGTGGCCAGCAGGGCGGGTTTCAACGGCAGGCTGGAAAAGGGTAAATCACTCAAGCTGTGTCCTATGGGCTCGCAAATGGAGCAAAAATGGTAAAGGGGTATTGTAACAGGCGGGGATGGTTTTTAGGCAGACTAATCTAGCAGCATTGAAAAAGCCCACTCGGGTGGGCTTTCAATCTCAGGCTTGATTGAGCTTAGCGCTCATTTCTTTGCCGGGAGCCGCGCGCTTGTGAGTCGCGTTGCTGTGATGTTCGGCCCTGGTTATTGCGCTGCTGACCTGAGCTGTTATTGCCCTTGCCGGCGCCTTGCGGCTTACTCTCCTGAGAGCGACCGCCCTGAGGCTTGGCGTTTGTGGGCTTACGTC contains these protein-coding regions:
- a CDS encoding efflux transporter outer membrane subunit; this translates as MKKHILAAIVAVTLVSGCSMAPDYQLPSVKVSELYFNADTQGVAAQALDYQEWWRQFNDPQLDALVAKAQQQNINLKIAAERIRSAQAYETAVSSLKLPSVSLGGGYMDLRISENDPMMGGAVSGVALPDALGGGSVKLMDRDPNSSFLGATIAWEADLFGRIDSLSRAAEIRVEQARILRANLTTLMTAEVIDNYLQYRGAEERMLIAAKNIKEQIEVLALVESLERHGYGSSLDVANTKAALATTKAMLPMLDSAKQAHLHRLALLLGENINQTQARLTDAALPQMQQLIPTGVPSELLTRRLDIALAEREIAAKNQELGAAIAAKYPSFYLTGAPGLSADHFDDLFSSGSTTWALAAGFNWNIFDAGRTQAMVDIQESGFKTAVMSYQQTVNNAINEVETVLRLYGNSLEYHKHIAKAEAQAETAVTKATSLYRAGLENHLSVLNAQNVKNNIQDAEVVARLNTASTVVTLYKALGGDWSLKQTQSQR
- a CDS encoding paraquat-inducible protein A codes for the protein MESLNTPPEDAGRQGQNTQLQACEECGLVSAFSEPKPGNKVSCPRCHHGLQSALKAPFQQVWAYGLATLILLALSLGFPFLSFSVQGLSQKVSLWGALVSMHYASNSILALVILLCVVILPLIYILFAMCIYRLGYLASQGRAVSLGWARTGSKLIFKFESWLMADVFLVGILVAMVKIIALADVGFGPSFWAFCLYSLLLVKFVSVIDSSWIWDRLSPREEIAQVHSGDSHLNHNHDSCHICGQLNLVSSKNCCRCGAGVQPYIPLQSMQTAWAFLLAAVVFYIPANFYPIMYTTSVGQTEASTIISGVVLLWHLGSYPVASVIFLASIVIPTAKILSLAYLFRQAGKGRVKGKESRNQSLYRVTEFIGRWSMIDIFVVALLTALVQLDELMAIKPGPAALSFAMVVILTMLSAISFDSRVLWSQSGLKKRAHE
- the pqiB gene encoding intermembrane transport protein PqiB; this encodes MNNMSESMLNDEFVRAEESPSAKVSAVWLIPIVALLIGCWMLYDYFNQLGSEIKLHLKTAEGIEVGKTFIKSRNVNVGVIESIKLSDDYSAIIATARVSPDAERMLTTDARFWVVKPRIGKEGITGLDTLLSGAYIELEPGRTAVGHYEFNVLEHPPVASADEQGIRVVLNSRQAGKLGVGDPVLYEGFTVGRVESTGFDTDKRQAFYQLFINKPYDELVRSNSQFWLVSGLNMQLSAKGLDLQVGSLESLLRGGVSFGLPEGRLAGEKVEDGEDHFRLYDSRELASQSLYSQYLEYVMLFDESVRGLHEGAGVEFRGITIGKVVKAPLTLQQYGVHGAGFSNGTIPVLVRIELARVFENAESAGLEQLRAEIDRDLGAGLRASLKTGSLLTGALFIDLDLYPDAEPYRAGTFMEYPLFPTKRAGVAEIQKQVGQLISKLNNLPLESTFQGVNHTLENTSAALAQWDKVGQKLEQLLKQQEMQALPGELQNTLREFQGMAQDYGQDSAMYAELQSSLKQLKAVMRELQPLSRQLNEKPNLLIMGADIAADPAPKKAD
- a CDS encoding PqiC family protein, which produces MRIILFSLLLVLAGCSSQPQVATYFLGKAPQVTPEARATSPLCQCQWRLAGVEMADFLAGNGLVYQVSNHELAIARQHLWAGDITGQIKVKMASLLANECPREAWVNIPAQQPLTLSLSFNEFHGRYSGDALIGGHWRLSKSSGEQVLQADFHYDVPLASDGYPALVESLSLGLEKLARDINPGIASLNLTSEQNLASYR
- a CDS encoding TonB-dependent receptor; its protein translation is MKYSIPLLLLGSVLPVAAEQIEHLQVSGQRPETSLSYRLDADKLVMEGPKLEEQKAATLGDTLKLQPGLNSSFFGTSAGRPQIRGLGGQRVLIGLNGLGVRDMSSISDDQLIPVEPFLADSISVIKGPAATILYGGEAIAGLVELQDGRIPLEQATSPLQGKLELQTGYNADQSLMSRLQGGNERLVFNLNLLHRERSDYHIPGFSKDRDCKDWSQIVGDSRLADQCQVVRSQPDWEWNGSRWVDATPVERQQIRDRSIDSFGRVDNSSLYMTSGSLGASLLGDNSLLGASVGYTESNRGIPGFMHLGSRATDTLEQTGDIRIHSKQLRFDSLYQYRFSDQTWLQDFNLATVYSKQEDDEQMSALDVNGFELNNWQLNPKLSYQLHPRLPGALGLQWEQSQHQGSGVDNYLPEIDTKRQAAFLLQDILLGPVSVQLGGRLEKVDYQPELGDYQPGRGAGANIKARDFHLKNYSATLRWDISSLWWLRTAFVHAERAPAANELYASNPHFSLLIEEQGNSDLKAEQSDSLSLSTGFSYGGFSASASWYQNKYQDFIYLGNTGVSRGGVYVREWRQADTDNEGMEAEVSYRLPWQRFGDIELSAFIDRVKNQPVYRYDGSYNPFDFQNPREPRPGEEKEYWRRTMEGSSMPRMPASRQGAELRWQYGDLRASINYIHYDKQDKVAYLENPSRSYGLLGAYLGIEQNLFGLDSEWFIRLDNLTDEDARPHNSFLRYLAPLPGRSAAVGFRAKF
- a CDS encoding Fur family transcriptional regulator, whose protein sequence is MNQNEQFQAQLQQSQARCQANGGRLTAKRSQVLSVLLMSDTPLSAYEIADRVKSEFHQQLPIVSVYRMLEFLAEQQLVHKLLTLNKFVSCGALDCQCHSQAQFLICQECHQVEEVLLEPGISKALQQSADANQFSLASPQLELLGCCKQCSHKS
- the dbpA gene encoding ATP-dependent RNA helicase DbpA — protein: MSDLPFSSLPLKPALLATLNDLGFTAMTQVQAASLPAIIEGRDVLAQAKTGSGKTAAFGLGLLNRLNVKRFRVQSLVLCPTRELADQVAKELRRFARGIHNIKILTLCGGVPVGPQIGSLEHGAHIIVGTPGRVLDHLQKGRLDLGELQQLVLDEADRMLEMGFGDALEQISAYMPDKRQSLLFSATFPEPIAELARAMMDKPLSIKLEQQHDQLSIAQQFIEVTDTASRLQAVEALLLAHRPESAVVFCNTKKETQELADSLEQQGFSVRALHGDLDQRERDQALVQFALKSVVVLVATDVAARGLDIEALDLVINYQLAFDPEVHVHRVGRTGRAGASGQAVSLVGPKDGMRMALLEDIFGPQTMSELPQPGSFSSAPIRAAMRCIRIEGGKKHKLRPGDILGAITADNRLTGADVGKIQIQDIWSYVAVRSECASTAVKLLSERKLKGKSFRAWAMKP